ATATTAGAGGGAAAgcatacttttcattttttaatagtttttttgtatttttcttcctgtttttttcatttttttccattttatcaactTCTATGcgcgtgtatatgtatgtatacatatacacacacatacacatatgcatatacatacaaatatgtctATAAACATATGTCTATgtaactgtatgtgtgtgtgtgtgtgtatttatgtatagtCTCATGCCCTTCTCAGTTTCCCTTATGCCCAATTTAGGAGGTGGGAGTTACGTTTGCCTTCTCAAAATAGTATACTTGAGAGTAAGGCAGATCTCTTCAAACtttaaaggaaaacataaaaataatgcaTAACATAAATTCCAAAAGCCTCATCAATTTTATTCCAAAATTAAGTACGCATCACTTATTTCATCAGAGGAATATTACCAGGTCATCCACAGAATCCTCCAGCTGCTATAGTCATTctgtcagtcatttcagtcatgtctgactcttcatagcccaatttagggttttctttgcaaagatactgaagtggttttccaattccttctccagctcattttacaggcgaCGAaattcaggcaaacagggttgtagagtgatttgcctagggccacacgGTTAGCAAGTGACTAAGGCTGGATTTCAAtgcaggccttcctgattcctgaCCTGGCAGTTGCCAAGGTATCATTGTCAGCATTGTTGCTTCTTGCTTTTAGCCCTTGTTTTGAACTTGTAGTTCGGGCTTAGTAATATGGAACCACTTGTCGAATTGAGATGGTGCACGTTGGCATCAGGAGAGAACATGgaatccctccttctttctttccatattGGCTCAGCTTCAACTTTTGATAattaagggaagggaagggaatgacatttacagagtgctttctaaatgccaggtactatgctaagcactttacaactattaattaaatttgatcctcacagcaactctgtgacATAGATACTGTTGTCttcgttttacagttgagaaaactgaggcaaatagagattacaTTGCTTGCCCAAGGCAACACAgcgaataagtgtctgaggctgaatttgaattcaaggcttcctaactctaggcccctatccactatacctcctagcttccctaaGAGAGTATCTTCAAGTGAGCAACACAAAAAACCAAGACCAGTTCACCAGGTAGGCTTTTCACAGAAATGGAAGTTTTTAAGGGATTTCCATCACTTGCTCATTATAGGCAGATGTGTAGTTCAGTGTACAGGATGAtgccttggagtgaggaagaactgagttcaattccttcctcagatacttgggagctgtgtgagcctgagcaagttacttaatctccccTTAATCTtattacatagatacatacacatatacatacatatgcatgtatacacatgaatatacacttacatacacatatatgcatgtccATGGATAtctatatgcacatgcatgtacatggacacatgttgtgtgtgtgtgtatatatatacatgtatgtttataccacacagtatgtatatgtgtatatatgcacacatacatgcatagatacatacatagatacacagatagatacatagattagcacctccttcccagggttatcATGAAGATTAAAGGAGTCAGCACATATAAAgcatttataaaccttaaagtgctacataaatatttattattatcagcATTAATTTAGGCAATACATTTATAATAAAATGTGGTTTGCATAAAAGCATTTAACAAGAGGATTTTATTTTGGTGTAGTTGATAGAGTGCTGTATTTAGAATCAGGAATACTTGGGTTCCAATTTCAACTTAAACAtgtactatgtgaccttgggcaattcacttatcttcttcttactcttttttctcattttttcagatagaagggagaaaaaaactaggacccacctcacagggctttttttttacaagtgttaAATATCACAAAATGTACTTTTAAACCTTAGAAAATTGAAGtgctacattattattattaatcatttctaGTCCTTTGGATAGTGTTTAAtagttaatattttcttcttgctaCTGTTAAAGACCTGTAAACTAAATGAAGGTGGGGATACTTTGTCTTATTTACATTTTGAAACCTCACTTACAGCTAACAGAATATTCttcacatactaggcacttaacaaatgattgtCGGTTTACTGAAgatccatgaaaaaaaattttcatcaaaagattaaagtttctctgaaataatGCTATTAAAGATCCTCATGGGTCAAAATAAGAATTAGTACTGAAGTTTTAGTCATTTGGTCTCATTAAAAATGTATGCTATTAATTGTATACTTTCCAATatgaatgaaattaaaaagaaacaaacttgtGATACAAGAGTCTGATGTTAGTTTGACCCTGCTCAGTATCCTATTTTATATCTAACACAATGGCAAATCTTTCTTTGTAAATAAGCAGTCCTCTCAccaaaattatgaaataaaattctACAAGATGTTGtgtatattaatatttatttttgtttctttttattttattatcattatcaattatcatttatattaCATGATCTTACAGACTTTTGTCTTTATGTGCAAATAAAGACAATTACAAATTTGTATGTCTGATCAAGAACAGTGTCAGTAAGCACTAAGGTTCAAATATCCAGATTATGCATTTACAATattaaataaagcaaaagaaatttgCTCAAAATTGATGCTAGAAGCTTACTGATAAAGCGTTGAATTATTCACTTGTTATTAATGATTACTAATGAGCAACATTTAAATAATCAATGTTCACGCCTAGTACTTTGCCAGATGTCGTATTAATTCCAGCTGCAGTAGTTTTACACAATATGGAAACAATTGGTGtgatttattcaatgccatcttgCCTTACAGGAGAATGGTTTAAACCCTATTTTattaggggtgggggaagaatggAGTCAGGGTACGGAAGGACATACAATGTGCCGATTAATACCTCTATTTAGTTTTTGCCTAACTACTACTAATACATCATGTCTGAAAATATACATGGAAATGTGAACGAATGTTCTAAATCTAATTCCTTGTAATATAAAAACAGAGACtaaatttataatttctttgtgaAGAAATTTCTTCTCCTAAGACAGATATTAGCACTTTTCACAATGTacaacttttttatttaatatttttagttttcagcattgattttcacaagaatttgaattataaattttctccccatttctaccctcacccccactccaagagggcatatattctgattgccccattctccagtcagccctcctgtcaccccactccctgtcccatccccttttcccttactttcttgtagggcaagatagatttctatgccccaacgcctgtatatcttatgtcctagttgcatgcaaaaacttctttttgaatatctgcttttaaagctttgagttccaagttctctcccctcttcccttcccacccatactccctaagaagacaagcaattcaacatgggccacgtgcatatcattatgtaaaacccttccataatactcatgttgtgaaagactaactatattttgctccttcctatcctattcccctttattcaattttctcccttgacccactcccttttagaaagtgtttgtttttgattaactcACAAGAGTGTGCCCTCTACTGGATGGGTGAAGAAACTGCATCACTACAGGCAGGGTGCTGTGGCTCTACCTGAAATCAGAAGTTATCAGAAGTTCACCAaacttctgattctttttttttaattattagtttacaacacacagttctacataattttgagttccagattttctcccctccctccgccctccctccccaagttggcatggaatctcatataactaccatgtataacttcgcattgaatttatacactagtcaagttgtggagaagaattatgaccaatggaatgaatcatgagaaagaagaaacagaaccaaaaaaaaaaaaaaacaaaaataaaatccaaaaacaaaaacaaaagagaagaaaaaaagggggaaaaaaggtgagcatgaagtgtgcctcaatctgcattcaaacttcatagttctttctctggatgtagatagcattctccatcgtgagttctttggagttgtctttgtaccgtgtgttgctgagaagagcaaagtctgtcagggttggtcctcatggaatccatatatctgtggttgtgtacaatgttctcctggctctgcaccACTCACTCAGtgttatgtcgtgtaggtttttccaggttgttatgaagtccgtatcatccccatttctctaacccaaaataaagtcaaaatgggttcatgatttaggagtgaaggctgatactataagtaattcgggagagcaaggaatagtttacttatcagatttatggaaaagaaaagaattcatgacccaacaagagacagagagcattacaaaatgcaaaatggataattttgattatgttaaattgaaatgtttttgtacaaaaaaagccaatgcaacaaaaattaggagggaagcagaaaattgggagaaaatctttacaactagtatctctgataaaggcctcatttctaaaatatacagggaactgagccaaatatataggaatacaaggcattccccaattgagaaatggtcaaaggatataaacaggcagttttcagaggaagaaattaaatctatctataggcatatgaaaaaatgctctaaataactactgatcagagaaatgcaaatcaaaacaactcttagataccacatctctcctgtcagattggctaaaataacaaaacaggaaaatgacaaatgctgtagaggatgtgggaaaattggaacattgttacattgctggtggagttctgagatgatccagccattttggagagtaatttggaactacgcccaaatggccataaaaatgttcataccctttgacccagcaataccacttctagggttgtaccccaaagaaatcacacaagcggaaaaaggactcatatgtacaaaaatatttatagcagctctttttgtggtagccaagaattggaaatcaaagggatgcccatcaattggggaatggctgaacaagctgtggtatatgaaggtaatggaatattattgtgccacaaACTTCTCATTCTTAAACTTCCCTTCCAGAGTCTGGTGCATGAAATTGCTCAGTACTTCAAAACAGATCTGTGCTTCCAGAGTGCAGCATTTGGTGATTTGAAGGAGGCAAGTGAAGCCTATCTGGTTGGCCTGTTTGAGGACAACCACTATGTGCTATCCATGTCAAACATGTCACAATCACGTCAAAAGATATCCAGCTAGCACACCGCATATAGGAGGATAAGTTTAAACTCCACTATGATGGGAAACATTTTTCATtctccaaacagaaaaaaaaattcttttcctgCTATTGGTAATTCTGAACATTAGATATTTTCCCTCATGGGGTCAAAAGGTACCCAAGTGTTTGATTGTGAATGGAAAAATAGGGGACAGAATGAGATATTGGCAAgttcttttcccccattttcaTTTATGTGAGAATCTTGAATATAAATGTGAGGACACAAAGCATTAATGTGGTCAAAGAATTTCTGTGAATAAGTTTCGACAATtcaactttataaaaattataaataaatcttttaaatttttctggaCAATACcagcatttggattttttttaaaaaaagtaaatttattattgATGGCAAATAAATGGGGTTTGTAGCATTTTTGTCAAACAGTAGGAAGATTCCATCCATTCAcgacacttttcttttttctttttttttttaatttctttatttatttttagtttaccacacacggttctacatagttttgagttccagtttttctcccctctctccccaagatggcatggaatctcatataactgtcatgtataacttcgcattgaattaatttatgcactagtcaagttgtggagaagaattttgaccaatggaatgaatcatgagaaagaagaaacagaaccaaaaaaaaaaacccaaaaacaaaaaacaaaaaagaagcaaaaaaggcgagcatgtagtatgcctcgatctatattcaaacttggcagttctttctctggatgaagatagcattctccatcgtgagtcccctggagttatccttgccccttaggttgctgagaaaagcgcagtatatcagggttggtcctcacggaatccatatatctgtggctgtgcacaacgttctcctggctctgctccgctcactcagcattatgtcgtgtaggtttttccaggttgttatgaagtctgcatcatccccatttcttatggcacagtagtattccatcaccttcatataccacagcttgttcagccattccccaattgatgggcatccctttgatttccaattcttagctaccacaaaaagagctgctataaatatttttgtacatatgggtccttttcccacttgtgtgatttctttgggatacaaccctagaagtggtattgctgggtcaaagggtatgaacatttctatagccctttgggcatagttccacaccgccctccaaaatggctggatcagctcacaactccaccagcaacgcaacaatgttccaatttccccacatcctttccagcatttatcattttcctgttttgttatattagccaatctgacaggagagatgtggcatctaagagttgttttgatttgcatttctctaatcagtagtgatccagagcattttttcatatgcctatagatagctttaatttcttcctctgaaaactgcctgttcatatcctttgaccatttctcaattggggaatggcttgtgttcttatatatttggctcagctccctgtatgttttagagatgaggcctttatcagagatactagttgcaaagattttctcccaattttctgcttcactcctaattcttgttgcattggctttttttgtacaaaaacatttcaatttgacataatcaaaattatccattttacattttgtaacgctatctcttgttgggtcaagaattctttacttttcaacaaatctgataggtaaactattccttgctttcccaatttacttagagtatcaacttttactcctaaatcatgaatccattttgactttattttggtatatggtgtaagatattggtctatgcccagtttttgccctaccattttccaattttcccaacagtttttgtgaaatagtgaattattagcccagaaactgtcctcttcgggtttatcaaagagtagattgctaaacttgttgatttcacctacttgtgtacctatcctattccactgacccacacccctgtttcttaaccagtaccaggcagttttgatgactgctgctgtgtagtacggtttaatatctggtgtggctaagccaccatctctagcatgtcttttcattaatatcctagatactctagacctcttgtttttccaaatgaattttgttattattttgtccagctcagtaaaaaaattttttggtagttcgattggtatggcattgaatagatagattgatttaggtagaattgtcatttttattatattagctcagcctaaccataagcaactgatatttctccatttatgtagatctgattttattagcgtgaaaagtgtttcatagttatgttcatataggccctgggtttgtcttggcaaatagactcccaaatattttatagtgccttcagtaactttgaatggaatttctctttctttctcttgctgttgggctttgtcagtaatgtataggaatgctgaggatttacgtgggtttattttatatcctgcaactttgctaaagttgtttattatttcaagtagttttttacttgattctctaggattctctagattaATCATCCtatcacctgcaaaaagtgataatttagtttcttcctttcctattctaattccttcaatttctttttcttctcttattgctacagctaatgtttctagaaccaaattgaataataggggtgataatggacatccttgtttcacccctgatcttattgggaatgcatctagtttatccccattacaaataatgcttgtcgatggttttaggtagatgctatttataattttgaggaaggttccacttattcctatgctttctagtgtttttaataggaacgggtgttgtactttgtcaaaggctttttctgcgtctattgagatgatcatatggtttctgctagttttgttgttgatatggtcaattatgctaatagttttcctaatattgaaccagccttgcattcctagaataaatcctacctggtcatagtgcattattctcgtaatgagttgctgcaatctttttgctaatattttatttaaaatttttgcatcaatattcattagagaaattggtctataattttctttctctgttttaactctacctggtttgggtattagtaccatatttgtatcataaaaagaatttggtaggactccttcttcacctattttcccaaatagtctacaaagtattggaattagttgttctttaaatatttgatagaattcacatgtaaaaccatctggccctggagattttttcctagggagttcgttgatggcatgctcaatttctttttctgatatggggttattaagaaatttcacttctttctctgttagcctgggcagtttatgtttttgtagatattcatccatatctctaaggttgtcaaatttatgggcatacagttgggcaaaataattcctaattgttgttttgatttcctcttcattagaggtgacctcacccttttcattttttatactggtaatttgattttcttctttcttttttttaatcaaattggccaaaggtttatcaattttattggttttttcataagaccagctctttgttttatttattaattcaatagttttcttggtttcaattttattaatctctcctttgattttcagtatttctaatttggtatttaattgggggttttcaatttgctctttttctagctttttcagctgtatgcccagatcattgctctcctctttccctattttattcatgtaggcatttagagatataaaacttcccctaagaactgcttttgctgcatcccataagttttgatatgttgtttcattattgtcattctcttgaatgaaattattaattgtttctctgatttgttctttggcccactcattctttagaattaaattgtttagtttccaattagtttttatgcaataagaatcatttttaataaagtaccatggaaaaataagctaaaaactaattcaCGACACTTTTGTAGTTGAGTTGGCCTACATGCAAGTACATGTTTTTAATGTTGTGTCTTCTGTGCTATTCCTGTAAGTTTGCTATTAAAatacataaactaaaaataaataaatctgtgGTTTCTATTATACTACCAATTGCACACTTGTAGAAGGAATAGAATATTATTACACTTTTAGAATTTGGAGGACCCTTAAAGCTAAACAttgtccagccctctcatttaatggatgagaaaatgaaaaaccCAGAGCTGTAAAATGATTTACTGAGGGCTATAAAACTAATTACTTGCAAATCTGAAATTAAAATCCTTGTCTTTGAACTCCTGGTTTGAAATTCTTACCTCTATATCACAAATCCTTTCTGatacaatatatgcatatattttataatgcAGCTGCATACAAGTTAAAAATCTCAGACAATAGCTGAAAATCCCAGCTCCTAGTTTTAGCTCTCCCAAAGACCTGAtgtttggggtagctaggtggagtagtgagtagggcactggccctactggccctggagtcagaaggacctgagttcaaatccggcctcagacacttgacacacttactagctgtgtgaccttgggcaagtcacttaaccccaattgccctgcctccccacttccaaaaaaaaaaaacaacaaagacctAATGTTTGATATATAGCAATGCATTCATGTTTATTTCCTCAGTtgcttttttattaaataaaatgataagatAATAATACTAGCTGTTCCTAATTAACCCTAAGTACACGGTATCCCAGAATCTTAGTGCATTTTAAGGTATTAGACCTTAAAACTGGGCTGAGCTTAGAATACCCTGAATAGAGATATGAATTAAATTTTCCAGACTGTTAATGAACCAATTAGCACATTATGAGTGCACTCATAGAGTACACAAAGACAATAATTATTGTATTGTACTGTATCATATTCTAATATTGCCAAACTAGGTAAAATTGTTATATCACTGAGGTTTCTCTGCGTTTCCTTCCCTCTACACATCCTACACATCACCATGTACTCATTACACTTACATTTAATATATGGACTACAGAGCCTTGTACACTCTACTTGGTCCCCATCATTCATTTTGCAACTGCCATATTTCCTTATCTATTTAACCAccttaaaattcaattttatttatccatttaggACTCAAAGCAACAATATATTACCTGTTAGTATGTTATCTGTTAGCATATTATCTACTATATACCATGTCATTTGATGCAATAATCTAAGCTAAAAATGTCATAAAGAGTGAAATACTTTGGTTTGAAGACATACAACTGAACTTGGAAAGTTGCAATTGGAGTGTTGGGGCTAGCTCTGCCACTTTTTTACCTATATGATgcattgctaaccccttaacttCTATGGATCTCAGCCCATCTACTGAGAACAAGACTAAAAAATGAACTCTTGATTTGTTAGAATTAGGACACTTTCTATGGATTGGTCTTTTACTCTAGATGCTTCCATTagaatatgtgtatttttttttaaaacacagtgAAGTGTTGATTGGTTTCCATGATTGGGGAATTGATTGAAGATGGTAGATCGCTGGTGACAGGGATGGATTATGTACTCTTATTGGAAAATGTTTTCACCTCAGTACCATATAAAATGTCCAAGAGAAATGTTTGATTCTTTTGTGGCCCTTGTCTTATTCACTCTTCCTGTACTTTCCTTCCTTTGGATAACCAGCAAGGTTTCAGGGAAtagatttctctttctcctctcccctgaaAAAGGCAATAGCAGCTACAAACACAAAGCAGTGGGAAAATATGCGTTCCTAGGTCAGCATAAGATTGGACCCTGGATAGACTCTGGGCTGCTACTGACCTTCAGTTTTCTTCCTAGGGCAGAGGTCCCAAACTAGCAATCCTGAGAAACAGGTGATCCAAAGTGCAGAGGTTTCATCTTTTATTGATGAAGTTTTGAGTAGGAAGATGGCTGTCATGGGGGATGTGATTGTTTAAGCTAAAAGGCCTGACATTTAAAAATACTCTGAAGGACCAAGCAAATTTTTACATCAATTGTTGCTTTGGTCCATCTATTAAcaatatctctttttttaaaaattcatcctaTCTATGCAAGAAACAGCAGTcaataactatagcaatctactatttTTAAGTTCAAACTGTTTCCCTTTTATTAAGGTCCAAGTAAATATTATACAGACTGGGACTCAATAAAGAAAAACATGttcaaataatatttcatcatcagCATCTCCAGGTAAATGTGTATAATCAAGTAGCATTACCAAGAAGTCCTTAGGAAGCCCATCCACAAGAGTTTATGCTTTGTCTAGGCCCAGCTCCTCTGGAGTAGAGATTCCCAATTCATCTAAAGTTGGTCTAAGTTCCTGAATAATATACGGGTAGATTTCCTTATGAGGTCCTGCTTTGTCCTTTACAACCTCTAGAATGCGAACTGCACTAGCAAAATCATTTAACCGTCTGCATGCCCTCAAAGCAGCATCAATGATTTTGGGTTCTGGAACTAGGTCGTAGCCAACCAATGTATTCATTCCTTTTCGTAATTCCCAGGCATCAAGATCTGGTTTGCTGAAGTATGTCACCCAGCGAGCATCAAACTCCTCACCTGTCTCATGGGACCCATGGGAGTAGCAGCGAACTGACTGGATAGCGGAGGCGGCGGGAGAGGCGGAGGACAACCAGGAGGAGGGGGCTGCAGCCCCCGGCTTCGGCAGCAGAACCCACACCGAGGTGGAGCAGCGGCGGAGAGCGGCGGCCAGCATGGTAACAGCGGGCGAGGGCGACTGACTGACCGAGCCACTGACTGCCGACTGCTCAGGACACAGGCTGAAAAGCGCGAGCGGGGACGCGGAGCATGCGCACGGGGAGGCTGGCACCGAGCGCGCCCAGGGGGAACCGACGGGGCGGGCGGGCGTGGGCGCAAGTCAGCCCCTGCGGCGCGCGTGCGCGCGCTCTGGGGGCAGGTGGCCGCGGACGCCACGAGGCCGCCAGGgagggtagagggaaggggagcaatctactatttgataaatccaaagactccaggttttggtataagaactcactgtttaacACAAACTTCTGAGAacattggaaaatagtatggtggaaaccagacatagaccaacatctgataCTCCATACCAAGAAAAAGTCGAGATAGGTACataatttagattaaaaaaaactgatattataagcaaattagg
This Trichosurus vulpecula isolate mTriVul1 chromosome 2, mTriVul1.pri, whole genome shotgun sequence DNA region includes the following protein-coding sequences:
- the LOC118838669 gene encoding cytochrome c oxidase subunit 5A, mitochondrial-like; the protein is MLAAALRRCSTSVWVLLPKPGAAAPSSWLSSASPAASAIQSVRCYSHGSHETGEEFDARWVTYFSKPDLDAWELRKGMNTLVGYDLVPEPKIIDAALRACRRLNDFASAVRILEVVKDKAGPHKEIYPYIIQELRPTLDELGISTPEELGLDKA